The Plasmodium falciparum 3D7 genome assembly, chromosome: 12 genome contains the following window.
GTATATCTACTTTTCGATTAACAGGAAGTAATAAAGATTATATAGTTATAGGTAGCGATTCAGGAAGATTAGTAAtattagaatataataatgaaaagaatgaTTTTGTTAGAGTACATTGTGAAACATATGGAAAGACAGGTATCAGACGAATAATCCCAGGGGAATATATTGCTGTTGATCCTAAAGGTAGAGCATTAATGATATGTGCTGTTGAAAAACAgaaatttgtttatatattaaatagagataataaagaaaatttaaCCATAAGTAGTCCTTTAGAAGCTCATAAATCACATTCAATTTGTCATGATGTTGTCGGTTTAAATGTAGGTTTTGAAAACCCTATGTTTGTATCCATTGAACAGAATTATGAATCTTtagataaacaaataaatgaggaattagaaaatgaaaatgacgATGAAGATAAAAGTGATGAAGAAAGgaaagataataatgatataataaatgataaaaatgtgaAGGATAACAAAGATAATGATTTTAGTTTAGATTATGCAAAGAAAGTTTTATGCTTTTGGGAATTAGATTTAGGTTTAAAtcatgtaataaaaaaacatattttacCTATAGATATTACAGCTCATTTATTAATACCTTTACCTGGTGGGCAACAAGGGCCAAGTGGTGTTTTGATATGTTGTGAGAATTTTTTAGTTTATAAAAAAGTAGATCATGAAGATATTTATTGTGCTTATCCAAGAAGATTAGAAATAGGacaagataaaaatatatcaataatATGTTGGACTATGCATAGaataaagaaatttttttttatacttataCAATCAGAATATGgagatttatataaaatagaaGTGGATCATGAAGATGGAATTGTAAAAGAAAttgtatgtaaatattttgataCAGTACCTATAGGAAATTCAATATCTGTTTTAAAATCTGGATCACTATTTGTTGCTGCTGAATTTGgtaatcattatttttatcaatttTCAGGAAttggtgatgataataagcAGTTCATGTGTACATCTAATCATCCATTAGGAAAAAATGCTATAATAGCATTTAAAacgaataaattaaaaaatctaTATCTTGTGGATCAAATATATTCTCTTTCACCTATATTagatatgaaaataattgatgctaaaaatacacatactccacaaatatatactttatgTGGAAGAGGTCCTAGATCTTCTTTACGTATCTTACAGCATGGGTTAAGTATTGAAGAGCTAGCTGATAATGAATTACCTGGTAAACCCAAATATATATGGAccataaaaaaagataatttaAGTGAATATGATGGATATATTGTAGTTAGTTTTGAAGGTAATACATTAATTTTAGAAATAGGTGAAAGTGTTGAAGAAGTATCAGatactttattattaaataatgtaaCTACcctacatattaatatattatatgataattcATTTATTCAAGTATATGATACAGGTATTAGACATATCAATGGTAAAGTAGTACAAGAATGGGTAGCaccaaaaaataaacaaatcaAAGCTGCATCATCTAATAGTTCACAAATTGTTATATCCTTAAGTGGTGGAgaacttatttattttgaaatCGATGAATCACATACTTTAGTAGaaatatttagaaaaaatcTCAACGTAGAAGTATTGTGTTTATCTATACAACAAATACCCCCAAATCGTGTAAGAGCTAACTTTTTAGCAGTAGGTTGTTTAGATAATGTTGTTAGATTATTATCTatagaaaaagataaatatttcAAACAATTATCTACTCATTTATTACCGAATAATTCATCTCCACAAGATATATGTATTTCTGAAATGAATGATAATGGAAATACCATGAAAGAacgtaatattatttttttaaatattggATTGAATACAGGTGTATTATTAAGAAGTATTATAGATCCTGTTGCTGGTACCTTAAGTAATCATTATTCCAAATATTTAGGAGCCaaaagtataaaaatatgtccTGTGAATGTAAACAAAAATCCAGCTCTTCTTGTACTTTGTGAAAAAAcgtatttatgttatatgcATCAAGGAAAATTCTTATATTCTCCATTAAATTATGATATGTTAGAATATGCTTCATCTTTCTATTCACCACAATGTTCAGATGGTTATGTAGCTATATCATCTAATAGCCTGAGAATATTTCGTTTTTATAGACTAGGAGAGGTCTTTAGTCAAAACATATTACATTTGACTTTTACTCCACGAAAAATCGTACCATTGCCATTCCcttcattattttatgatcATGACTCATCACTAGAattagaaagaaaaaaaaagatacgTATGTTAGCCATCATTGAGGCAGATCACAATTCGTATGATGAAAATACGCAAAGAGAAATACAAAAAGCTTTAAAGGATATAAAATTGAGTGATACAGAAAggagaaaagaaaatgacaatgaaaataataatatatattcaaatggTGATGTGGATAATATAGATGTAAATGATTCCGCAAATATGAATGAAGAGTTTAAttcaaatgataatatttcgTTAGCACaaaatcataaaaaagaTGTATCATAcaataaagaagaagaacAATTTACagacaataataaaaatgatacagAAAATGTAATAGAgacatatgaaaataatgcaTCATTAAATGAATcaaatgatgaagaaaatgaagatgaGTATTATTATGATAGAATAGGTACTTTTAAAGCAGGACAAGGAAAATGGGGTTCAtgcataaaaattataaatccAGTTAATTTACAGATATTAGATAAAATATCTTTAGATATGGAAGAAGCTGCATTAAGTGTATGTGCATGCGAATTAGAAGCTTTACATTGTCTTATTGTTGGTACAACAACAAATTTGtcattaaaaacaaaatctCTTACATCAGCTTCATTAAgagtatatacatatgatatacaatataaattgaatttattacatataacaCCCATTGAAGAACAGCCATATTGTTTTTGCTCATACAATGGAAAATTGATTGCTTCCATTGGTAATAAATTAAGAATATATGctttaggaaaaaaaaagttacttaa
Protein-coding sequences here:
- a CDS encoding splicing factor 3B subunit 3, putative; this encodes MPVLYHLTLQKPTAITKTVYGNFSGPRFHEIIVAKGQVLELLRSDKQGKLNVIISKDIFGIIRSISTFRLTGSNKDYIVIGSDSGRLVILEYNNEKNDFVRVHCETYGKTGIRRIIPGEYIAVDPKGRALMICAVEKQKFVYILNRDNKENLTISSPLEAHKSHSICHDVVGLNVGFENPMFVSIEQNYESLDKQINEELENENDDEDKSDEERKDNNDIINDKNVKDNKDNDFSLDYAKKVLCFWELDLGLNHVIKKHILPIDITAHLLIPLPGGQQGPSGVLICCENFLVYKKVDHEDIYCAYPRRLEIGQDKNISIICWTMHRIKKFFFILIQSEYGDLYKIEVDHEDGIVKEIVCKYFDTVPIGNSISVLKSGSLFVAAEFGNHYFYQFSGIGDDNKQFMCTSNHPLGKNAIIAFKTNKLKNLYLVDQIYSLSPILDMKIIDAKNTHTPQIYTLCGRGPRSSLRILQHGLSIEELADNELPGKPKYIWTIKKDNLSEYDGYIVVSFEGNTLILEIGESVEEVSDTLLLNNVTTLHINILYDNSFIQVYDTGIRHINGKVVQEWVAPKNKQIKAASSNSSQIVISLSGGELIYFEIDESHTLVEIFRKNLNVEVLCLSIQQIPPNRVRANFLAVGCLDNVVRLLSIEKDKYFKQLSTHLLPNNSSPQDICISEMNDNGNTMKERNIIFLNIGLNTGVLLRSIIDPVAGTLSNHYSKYLGAKSIKICPVNVNKNPALLVLCEKTYLCYMHQGKFLYSPLNYDMLEYASSFYSPQCSDGYVAISSNSLRIFRFYRLGEVFSQNILHLTFTPRKIVPLPFPSLFYDHDSSLELERKKKIRMLAIIEADHNSYDENTQREIQKALKDIKLSDTERRKENDNENNNIYSNGDVDNIDVNDSANMNEEFNSNDNISLAQNHKKDVSYNKEEEQFTDNNKNDTENVIETYENNASLNESNDEENEDEYYYDRIGTFKAGQGKWGSCIKIINPVNLQILDKISLDMEEAALSVCACELEALHCLIVGTTTNLSLKTKSLTSASLRVYTYDIQYKLNLLHITPIEEQPYCFCSYNGKLIASIGNKLRIYALGKKKLLKKCEYKDIPEAIVSIKISGNRIFACDIRESVLIFFYDPNQNTLRLISDDIIPRWITCSEILDHHTIMAADKFDSVFILRVPEEAKQDEYGITNKCWYGGEIMNSSTKNRKLEHMMSFHIGEIVTSMQKVRLSPTSSECIIYSTIMGTIGAFIPYDNKEELELTQHLEIILRTEKPPLCGREHIFFRSYYHPVQNVVDGDLCEQFSSLSYDAQKKIANDLERTPEDILRKLEDIRNKIL